A region of Salvelinus alpinus chromosome 24, SLU_Salpinus.1, whole genome shotgun sequence DNA encodes the following proteins:
- the LOC139552495 gene encoding seipin-like isoform X1 codes for MGGVTGPVFLWLQDVFGVTLLRARRTLLQAAILSCVLVLLVWVAIFLYGSFYYSYMPTVSFSTPVHYHYSTDCDASNSVLCSFPMANISLLKNGKDQVMIYGQPYRISLELEMPESPVNEHLGMFMIKMSCYTKDGQTVAAVARSAMLHYRSGLLQTLNTLLFSPLLLTGMTEQKQLVEVELFSDYKANSYQPTVGAVIEIQSRRVQIYSAQLRIHAFFTGVRYLLYNFPLTSAVIGVASNFAFLSVIVLFGYLQFIWGGLWPPEQVRVMMGDTTRLQRRREEARKRMSFSQTQMPQKDNDRVAEQLEEPRQQASEIKKVELETPDVIGSLNEPSGLPENQTALGSSSDVPLEAPQIIKTDASQEEPADPEDRGAGAVLLEGPQVPQPGESTLRQRQGPWMSL; via the exons ATGGGTGGTGTAACGGGACCAGTTTTCCTGTGGCTGCAGGATGTGTTTGGGGTAACTCTCCTCAGAGCCCGCAGGACTCTACTGCAGGCTGCCATCCTCTCCTGCGTTCTAGTGCTGCTCGTCTGGGTGGCCATCTTCCTCTATGGCAGCTTCTACTACTCCTATATGCCCACCGTCAGCTTTTCTACACCAGTGCACTACCACTACAG TACTGATTGTGATGCCTCCAATTCAGTCCTCTGCTCTTTCCCCATGGCTAACATCTCGCTGCTAAAGAATGGCAAAGACCAG GTTATGATTTATGGTCAGCCATATCGAATCTCTTTAGAGTTGGAAATGCCTGAGTCGCCAGTCAACGAACATCTTGGCATGTTCATGATTAAGATGTCTTGCTACACCAAGGATGGCCAGACAGTTGCAGCTGTGGCGCGCTCT GCTATGCTGCACTACCGATCTGGTCTCCTCCAGACATTGaatactctactgttctctcctctcctgctgacTGGGATGACGGAGCAGAAGCAGCTCGTTGAGGTTGAGCTCTTCTCAGACTACAAGGCCAATTCT TATCAACCCACTGTTGGTGCGGTCATTGAGATCCAGTCTCGGCGGGTGCAAATCTATTCAGCTCAGCTCAGGATCCATGCTTTCTTCACTGGTGTCAG ATACCTCCTGTACAATTTCCCATTGACGTCTGCAGTGATTGGCGTGGCCAGCAACTTTGCCTTCCTCAGTGTCATTGTGCTCTTCGGATACCTACAGTTTATATGGGGGGGACTTTGGCCTCCTGAGCAGGTCAGG GTTATGATGGGAGACACGACTCGCCTGCAGCGTAGAAGAGAAGAGGCTCGGAAGCGCATGTCCTTCTCACAGA CTCAAATGCCTCAGAAAGATAATGATCGTGTGGCTGAGCAGTTGGAAGAACCTAGACAACAAGCATCAGAAATAAAGAAAG tggaGCTGGAAACACCAGATGTGATTGGTTCCCTGAACGAGCCCTCTGGTTTGCCAGAGAATCAAACAG CTCTAGGGTCGTCATCAGATGTGCCCCTGGAGGCTCCTCAGATTATCAAGACCGATGCAAGTCAGGAGGAGCCTGCTGATCCGGAGGATAGAGGTGCAGGAGCAGTCCTGTTGGAGGGACCCCAGGTACCTCAGCCAGGGGAATCTACGCTGCGTCAGAGACAGGGACCCTGGATGAGTCTCTGA
- the LOC139552495 gene encoding seipin-like isoform X5, with translation MGGVTGPVFLWLQDVFGVTLLRARRTLLQAAILSCVLVLLVWVAIFLYGSFYYSYMPTVSFSTPVHYHYSTDCDASNSVLCSFPMANISLLKNGKDQVMIYGQPYRISLELEMPESPVNEHLGMFMIKMSCYTKDGQTVAAVARSAMLHYRSGLLQTLNTLLFSPLLLTGMTEQKQLVEVELFSDYKANSYQPTVGAVIEIQSRRVQIYSAQLRIHAFFTGVRYLLYNFPLTSAVIGVASNFAFLSVIVLFGYLQFIWGGLWPPEQVMMGDTTRLQRRREEARKRMSFSQMELETPDVIGSLNEPSGLPENQTALGSSSDVPLEAPQIIKTDASQEEPADPEDRGAGAVLLEGPQVPQPGESTLRQRQGPWMSL, from the exons ATGGGTGGTGTAACGGGACCAGTTTTCCTGTGGCTGCAGGATGTGTTTGGGGTAACTCTCCTCAGAGCCCGCAGGACTCTACTGCAGGCTGCCATCCTCTCCTGCGTTCTAGTGCTGCTCGTCTGGGTGGCCATCTTCCTCTATGGCAGCTTCTACTACTCCTATATGCCCACCGTCAGCTTTTCTACACCAGTGCACTACCACTACAG TACTGATTGTGATGCCTCCAATTCAGTCCTCTGCTCTTTCCCCATGGCTAACATCTCGCTGCTAAAGAATGGCAAAGACCAG GTTATGATTTATGGTCAGCCATATCGAATCTCTTTAGAGTTGGAAATGCCTGAGTCGCCAGTCAACGAACATCTTGGCATGTTCATGATTAAGATGTCTTGCTACACCAAGGATGGCCAGACAGTTGCAGCTGTGGCGCGCTCT GCTATGCTGCACTACCGATCTGGTCTCCTCCAGACATTGaatactctactgttctctcctctcctgctgacTGGGATGACGGAGCAGAAGCAGCTCGTTGAGGTTGAGCTCTTCTCAGACTACAAGGCCAATTCT TATCAACCCACTGTTGGTGCGGTCATTGAGATCCAGTCTCGGCGGGTGCAAATCTATTCAGCTCAGCTCAGGATCCATGCTTTCTTCACTGGTGTCAG ATACCTCCTGTACAATTTCCCATTGACGTCTGCAGTGATTGGCGTGGCCAGCAACTTTGCCTTCCTCAGTGTCATTGTGCTCTTCGGATACCTACAGTTTATATGGGGGGGACTTTGGCCTCCTGAGCAG GTTATGATGGGAGACACGACTCGCCTGCAGCGTAGAAGAGAAGAGGCTCGGAAGCGCATGTCCTTCTCACAGA tggaGCTGGAAACACCAGATGTGATTGGTTCCCTGAACGAGCCCTCTGGTTTGCCAGAGAATCAAACAG CTCTAGGGTCGTCATCAGATGTGCCCCTGGAGGCTCCTCAGATTATCAAGACCGATGCAAGTCAGGAGGAGCCTGCTGATCCGGAGGATAGAGGTGCAGGAGCAGTCCTGTTGGAGGGACCCCAGGTACCTCAGCCAGGGGAATCTACGCTGCGTCAGAGACAGGGACCCTGGATGAGTCTCTGA
- the LOC139552495 gene encoding seipin-like isoform X3: protein MGGVTGPVFLWLQDVFGVTLLRARRTLLQAAILSCVLVLLVWVAIFLYGSFYYSYMPTVSFSTPVHYHYSTDCDASNSVLCSFPMANISLLKNGKDQVMIYGQPYRISLELEMPESPVNEHLGMFMIKMSCYTKDGQTVAAVARSAMLHYRSGLLQTLNTLLFSPLLLTGMTEQKQLVEVELFSDYKANSYQPTVGAVIEIQSRRVQIYSAQLRIHAFFTGVRYLLYNFPLTSAVIGVASNFAFLSVIVLFGYLQFIWGGLWPPEQVRVMMGDTTRLQRRREEARKRMSFSQTQMPQKDNDRVAEQLEEPRQQASEIKKVVMAVCFCSGAGNTRCDWFPERALWFARESNSSRVVIRCAPGGSSDYQDRCKSGGAC from the exons ATGGGTGGTGTAACGGGACCAGTTTTCCTGTGGCTGCAGGATGTGTTTGGGGTAACTCTCCTCAGAGCCCGCAGGACTCTACTGCAGGCTGCCATCCTCTCCTGCGTTCTAGTGCTGCTCGTCTGGGTGGCCATCTTCCTCTATGGCAGCTTCTACTACTCCTATATGCCCACCGTCAGCTTTTCTACACCAGTGCACTACCACTACAG TACTGATTGTGATGCCTCCAATTCAGTCCTCTGCTCTTTCCCCATGGCTAACATCTCGCTGCTAAAGAATGGCAAAGACCAG GTTATGATTTATGGTCAGCCATATCGAATCTCTTTAGAGTTGGAAATGCCTGAGTCGCCAGTCAACGAACATCTTGGCATGTTCATGATTAAGATGTCTTGCTACACCAAGGATGGCCAGACAGTTGCAGCTGTGGCGCGCTCT GCTATGCTGCACTACCGATCTGGTCTCCTCCAGACATTGaatactctactgttctctcctctcctgctgacTGGGATGACGGAGCAGAAGCAGCTCGTTGAGGTTGAGCTCTTCTCAGACTACAAGGCCAATTCT TATCAACCCACTGTTGGTGCGGTCATTGAGATCCAGTCTCGGCGGGTGCAAATCTATTCAGCTCAGCTCAGGATCCATGCTTTCTTCACTGGTGTCAG ATACCTCCTGTACAATTTCCCATTGACGTCTGCAGTGATTGGCGTGGCCAGCAACTTTGCCTTCCTCAGTGTCATTGTGCTCTTCGGATACCTACAGTTTATATGGGGGGGACTTTGGCCTCCTGAGCAGGTCAGG GTTATGATGGGAGACACGACTCGCCTGCAGCGTAGAAGAGAAGAGGCTCGGAAGCGCATGTCCTTCTCACAGA CTCAAATGCCTCAGAAAGATAATGATCGTGTGGCTGAGCAGTTGGAAGAACCTAGACAACAAGCATCAGAAATAAAGAAAG TTGTAATGgctgtttgtttttgtagtggaGCTGGAAACACCAGATGTGATTGGTTCCCTGAACGAGCCCTCTGGTTTGCCAGAGAATCAAACAG CTCTAGGGTCGTCATCAGATGTGCCCCTGGAGGCTCCTCAGATTATCAAGACCGATGCAAGTCAGGAGGAGCCTGCTGA
- the LOC139552495 gene encoding seipin-like isoform X4 has translation MGGVTGPVFLWLQDVFGVTLLRARRTLLQAAILSCVLVLLVWVAIFLYGSFYYSYMPTVSFSTPVHYHYSTDCDASNSVLCSFPMANISLLKNGKDQVMIYGQPYRISLELEMPESPVNEHLGMFMIKMSCYTKDGQTVAAVARSAMLHYRSGLLQTLNTLLFSPLLLTGMTEQKQLVEVELFSDYKANSYQPTVGAVIEIQSRRVQIYSAQLRIHAFFTGVRYLLYNFPLTSAVIGVASNFAFLSVIVLFGYLQFIWGGLWPPEQVRVMMGDTTRLQRRREEARKRMSFSQMELETPDVIGSLNEPSGLPENQTALGSSSDVPLEAPQIIKTDASQEEPADPEDRGAGAVLLEGPQVPQPGESTLRQRQGPWMSL, from the exons ATGGGTGGTGTAACGGGACCAGTTTTCCTGTGGCTGCAGGATGTGTTTGGGGTAACTCTCCTCAGAGCCCGCAGGACTCTACTGCAGGCTGCCATCCTCTCCTGCGTTCTAGTGCTGCTCGTCTGGGTGGCCATCTTCCTCTATGGCAGCTTCTACTACTCCTATATGCCCACCGTCAGCTTTTCTACACCAGTGCACTACCACTACAG TACTGATTGTGATGCCTCCAATTCAGTCCTCTGCTCTTTCCCCATGGCTAACATCTCGCTGCTAAAGAATGGCAAAGACCAG GTTATGATTTATGGTCAGCCATATCGAATCTCTTTAGAGTTGGAAATGCCTGAGTCGCCAGTCAACGAACATCTTGGCATGTTCATGATTAAGATGTCTTGCTACACCAAGGATGGCCAGACAGTTGCAGCTGTGGCGCGCTCT GCTATGCTGCACTACCGATCTGGTCTCCTCCAGACATTGaatactctactgttctctcctctcctgctgacTGGGATGACGGAGCAGAAGCAGCTCGTTGAGGTTGAGCTCTTCTCAGACTACAAGGCCAATTCT TATCAACCCACTGTTGGTGCGGTCATTGAGATCCAGTCTCGGCGGGTGCAAATCTATTCAGCTCAGCTCAGGATCCATGCTTTCTTCACTGGTGTCAG ATACCTCCTGTACAATTTCCCATTGACGTCTGCAGTGATTGGCGTGGCCAGCAACTTTGCCTTCCTCAGTGTCATTGTGCTCTTCGGATACCTACAGTTTATATGGGGGGGACTTTGGCCTCCTGAGCAGGTCAGG GTTATGATGGGAGACACGACTCGCCTGCAGCGTAGAAGAGAAGAGGCTCGGAAGCGCATGTCCTTCTCACAGA tggaGCTGGAAACACCAGATGTGATTGGTTCCCTGAACGAGCCCTCTGGTTTGCCAGAGAATCAAACAG CTCTAGGGTCGTCATCAGATGTGCCCCTGGAGGCTCCTCAGATTATCAAGACCGATGCAAGTCAGGAGGAGCCTGCTGATCCGGAGGATAGAGGTGCAGGAGCAGTCCTGTTGGAGGGACCCCAGGTACCTCAGCCAGGGGAATCTACGCTGCGTCAGAGACAGGGACCCTGGATGAGTCTCTGA
- the LOC139552555 gene encoding barrier-to-autointegration factor, with protein sequence MSSTSQKHKEFVAEPMGEKAVNALAGIGEVLGKRLEEKGFDKAYVVLGQFLVLKKDEELFRDWLKDTCGANVKQQGDCYGCLREWCDSFL encoded by the exons ATGTCGTCAACATCCCAGAAACACAAAGAGTTTGTGGCAGAACCCATGGGGGAGAAGGCAGTCAATGCACTTGCTGGCATTGGAGAGGTGCTTGGCAAGAGACTGGAGGAGAAGGGCTTTGACAAG GCTTACGTGGTCCTGGGTCAGTTCCTGGTGCTGAAGAAGGATGAGGAGCTATTCCGGGACTGGCTGAAAGACACATGCGGGGCCAATGTCAAACAGCAGGGTGATTGCTATGGCTGTCTGCGTGAATGGTGCGATTCTTTCCTGTAG
- the LOC139552556 gene encoding guanine nucleotide-binding protein G(I)/G(S)/G(O) subunit gamma-3, with translation MKGDTPVNSTMSVGQARKLVEQLKIEASFCRIKVSKAAADLMAYCDAHAIEDPLITPVPTSENPFREKKFFCALL, from the exons ATGAAAGGAGACACCCCAGTGAACAGCACCATGAGTGTCGGCCAAGCCAGGAAGCTGGTGGAGCAATTGAAGATTGAAGCCAGTTTCTGCAGGATCAAG GTATCAAAGGCAGCTGCAGACCTGATGGCATACTGTGATGCCCACGCCATTGAGGACCCCCTTATCACCCCTGTGCCCACCTCAGAGAACCCATTCAGGGAGAAGAAGTTCTTCTGTGCACTCCTTTGA
- the LOC139552558 gene encoding nuclear RNA export factor 1-like isoform X2, with translation MGCGGDHDDRVGGQKVRNRKGRGPFRAPMYSDQGPVGPGPRPRHRGSQRGGGGPGHRARFDDEDGDVAMTDSNSQDGSSQHRFNPYGRPNRRGDDRFDRGRRGGGGGHRGRGNNKGGDGGGGGRKNWFKMSVPYGKKYDKDWLITALQNICSMPFTPVHYHVEGNRAEFFIDDSTTANALFKVSRKITDKEGYKVTVLMNPCPPPSFLQSELKPADLEHLKQCMAKRFDGSQQALDLNNIRIDPDLVSQNIDVTLNRKNSMRAVIKIIEENIPELVCLNLSNNKLFRLDDLSELVNKVPNLKTLNLSHNELKTERELDRIKGLKLVELWLERNPLCDYFKDQASYISEVRERFPRLLKLDGQDLPPPIVFDVEVTPAALPPCKPSYFCSEEIKTPIVGFLQQYYSVYDSGDRQPLLDAYHDGATFSLSMPFTMQNPSRCSLGDYHKDSRNLKKLKDPTTRFRLLKHTRLNVVAFLSELPKTQHDTASLIVDVNTFTNTLLSFTVTGVFKEVEGKSRDSVRAFCRVFVTVPAGGTSLCIVNDELFVRNATTEEIRRAFVAPAPTPSSSPVPTLSAPQQEMLSAFSLKSGMNLEWSQKCLQDNEWDFNRAGQVFTDLKAHGKIPDVAFIK, from the exons ATGGGATGTGGGGGAG ATCACGATGACCGAGTTGGAGGACAAAAGGTTCGCAACCGTAAAGGCAGAGGGCCTTTCAGGGCCCCTATGTATAGTGACCAGGGGCCAGTAGGACCAGGGCCAAGACCAAGACATCGTGGTAGCCAAAGAGGCGGCGGCGGCCCGGGACACAGAGCGAGATTCGACGATGAGGATGGAGATGTGGCAATGACGGACAGCAACTCCCAAGATGGATCCTCCCAACACAGATT TAACCCTTATGGAAGGCCAAATCGGCGTGGTGATGACCGATTTGACCGGGGCCgcagaggtggtggaggaggtcacAGGGGTCGTGGGAATAACAAAGGAGgggatggaggtggaggtggccGCAAGAACTGGTTCAAGATGTCT GTCCCCTATGGAAAGAAATACGACAAAGACTGGCTGATAACAGCACTGCAGAATATCTGCTCCATGCCCTTCACGCCAGTACAT TACCACGTAGAGGGAAACCGAGCAGAGTTCTTTATTGATGATTCCACGACTGCGAATGCCTTGTTTAAAGTATCACGGAAGATCACAGACAAAGAGGGCTACAAG GTGACTGTACTGATGAATCCCTGTCCTCCACCCTCCTTTCTTCAGTCTGAACTAAAGCCAGCTGATCTGGAGCACCTGAAG CAATGCATGGCTAAACGTTTTGATGGCTCTCAACAAGCCCTGGACTTGAACAACATCCGGATAGACCCAG ACCTGGTGTCCCAGAACATTGATGTGACTTTGAACAGAAAGAACTCCATGCGTGCTGTTATTAAGATAATTGAGGAGAATATTCCAGAG CTTGTTTGTCTGAACCTTAGCAACAACAAGCTATTTAGGCTGGATGACCTGTCAGAGCTGGTCAACAAGGTTCCCAACCTGAAGACACTCAACCTTTCTCATAACGAG TTAAAGACAGAGCGCGAGCTGGACAGGATCAAGGGTCTTAAGCTGGTGGAGTTATGGCTTGAGAGGAACCCCCTTTGCGACTATTTCAAGGACCAGGCTTCATACATCAG cgaggtgagagagaggttcCCCAGGCTTCTCAAACTG GACGGTCAGGATCTCCCCCCGCCCATAGTCTTTGATGTGGAGGTGACTCCTGCCGCCCTTCCACCTTGCAAG CCCAGCTACTTCTGCTCTGAAGAGATCAAGACTCCCATCGTTGGCTTCCTACAACA atactacagtgtgtatgaCTCCGGAGACAGGCAGCCTTTGTTAGACGCCTACCACGATGGAGCAACCTTCTCCTTGAGCATGCCCTTCACCATGCAGAACCCCTCCAG GTGCAGTCTTGGAGATTACCATAAAGACAGTCGCAACCTGAAAAAGCTCAAGGATCCCA CCACACGATTCCGCTTACTGAAGCACACTCGTCTGAATGTGGTGGCTTTCCTGAGCGAACTGCCCAAAACGCAGCATGACACTGCATCTCTAATTGTGGACGTCAACACCTTCACC AACACGTTACTGTCGTTCACAGTCACTGGAGTGTTCAAAGAAG TTGAAGGTAAATCCCGCGACTCTGTGAGAGCTTTCTGCCGGGTGTTTGTCACAGTGCCAGCTGGAGGGACAAG TCTTTGCATAGTGAATGACGAGCTGTTTGTGCGCAATGCTACGACTGAGGAGATCCGCCGTGCCTTCGTGGCACCTGCCCCCACCCCATCCAGCAGTCCTGTCCCCACCCTTTCAGCCCCCCAGCAAGAGATGCTCTCTGCCTTCTCACTCAAGTCCGGCATGAATCTTGAATGGTCCCAGAA GTGCCTACAGGACAATGAGTGGGATTTCAACCGAGCAGGGCAGGTCTTCACAGACCTCAAG GCTCATGGAAAGATCCCAGATGTCGCTTTCATAAAGTGA
- the LOC139552558 gene encoding nuclear RNA export factor 1-like isoform X1, whose translation MSTADDSRYYNDHDDRVGGQKVRNRKGRGPFRAPMYSDQGPVGPGPRPRHRGSQRGGGGPGHRARFDDEDGDVAMTDSNSQDGSSQHRFNPYGRPNRRGDDRFDRGRRGGGGGHRGRGNNKGGDGGGGGRKNWFKMSVPYGKKYDKDWLITALQNICSMPFTPVHYHVEGNRAEFFIDDSTTANALFKVSRKITDKEGYKVTVLMNPCPPPSFLQSELKPADLEHLKQCMAKRFDGSQQALDLNNIRIDPDLVSQNIDVTLNRKNSMRAVIKIIEENIPELVCLNLSNNKLFRLDDLSELVNKVPNLKTLNLSHNELKTERELDRIKGLKLVELWLERNPLCDYFKDQASYISEVRERFPRLLKLDGQDLPPPIVFDVEVTPAALPPCKPSYFCSEEIKTPIVGFLQQYYSVYDSGDRQPLLDAYHDGATFSLSMPFTMQNPSRCSLGDYHKDSRNLKKLKDPTTRFRLLKHTRLNVVAFLSELPKTQHDTASLIVDVNTFTNTLLSFTVTGVFKEVEGKSRDSVRAFCRVFVTVPAGGTSLCIVNDELFVRNATTEEIRRAFVAPAPTPSSSPVPTLSAPQQEMLSAFSLKSGMNLEWSQKCLQDNEWDFNRAGQVFTDLKAHGKIPDVAFIK comes from the exons ATGTCAACAGCCGACGATTCACGTTACTACAATG ATCACGATGACCGAGTTGGAGGACAAAAGGTTCGCAACCGTAAAGGCAGAGGGCCTTTCAGGGCCCCTATGTATAGTGACCAGGGGCCAGTAGGACCAGGGCCAAGACCAAGACATCGTGGTAGCCAAAGAGGCGGCGGCGGCCCGGGACACAGAGCGAGATTCGACGATGAGGATGGAGATGTGGCAATGACGGACAGCAACTCCCAAGATGGATCCTCCCAACACAGATT TAACCCTTATGGAAGGCCAAATCGGCGTGGTGATGACCGATTTGACCGGGGCCgcagaggtggtggaggaggtcacAGGGGTCGTGGGAATAACAAAGGAGgggatggaggtggaggtggccGCAAGAACTGGTTCAAGATGTCT GTCCCCTATGGAAAGAAATACGACAAAGACTGGCTGATAACAGCACTGCAGAATATCTGCTCCATGCCCTTCACGCCAGTACAT TACCACGTAGAGGGAAACCGAGCAGAGTTCTTTATTGATGATTCCACGACTGCGAATGCCTTGTTTAAAGTATCACGGAAGATCACAGACAAAGAGGGCTACAAG GTGACTGTACTGATGAATCCCTGTCCTCCACCCTCCTTTCTTCAGTCTGAACTAAAGCCAGCTGATCTGGAGCACCTGAAG CAATGCATGGCTAAACGTTTTGATGGCTCTCAACAAGCCCTGGACTTGAACAACATCCGGATAGACCCAG ACCTGGTGTCCCAGAACATTGATGTGACTTTGAACAGAAAGAACTCCATGCGTGCTGTTATTAAGATAATTGAGGAGAATATTCCAGAG CTTGTTTGTCTGAACCTTAGCAACAACAAGCTATTTAGGCTGGATGACCTGTCAGAGCTGGTCAACAAGGTTCCCAACCTGAAGACACTCAACCTTTCTCATAACGAG TTAAAGACAGAGCGCGAGCTGGACAGGATCAAGGGTCTTAAGCTGGTGGAGTTATGGCTTGAGAGGAACCCCCTTTGCGACTATTTCAAGGACCAGGCTTCATACATCAG cgaggtgagagagaggttcCCCAGGCTTCTCAAACTG GACGGTCAGGATCTCCCCCCGCCCATAGTCTTTGATGTGGAGGTGACTCCTGCCGCCCTTCCACCTTGCAAG CCCAGCTACTTCTGCTCTGAAGAGATCAAGACTCCCATCGTTGGCTTCCTACAACA atactacagtgtgtatgaCTCCGGAGACAGGCAGCCTTTGTTAGACGCCTACCACGATGGAGCAACCTTCTCCTTGAGCATGCCCTTCACCATGCAGAACCCCTCCAG GTGCAGTCTTGGAGATTACCATAAAGACAGTCGCAACCTGAAAAAGCTCAAGGATCCCA CCACACGATTCCGCTTACTGAAGCACACTCGTCTGAATGTGGTGGCTTTCCTGAGCGAACTGCCCAAAACGCAGCATGACACTGCATCTCTAATTGTGGACGTCAACACCTTCACC AACACGTTACTGTCGTTCACAGTCACTGGAGTGTTCAAAGAAG TTGAAGGTAAATCCCGCGACTCTGTGAGAGCTTTCTGCCGGGTGTTTGTCACAGTGCCAGCTGGAGGGACAAG TCTTTGCATAGTGAATGACGAGCTGTTTGTGCGCAATGCTACGACTGAGGAGATCCGCCGTGCCTTCGTGGCACCTGCCCCCACCCCATCCAGCAGTCCTGTCCCCACCCTTTCAGCCCCCCAGCAAGAGATGCTCTCTGCCTTCTCACTCAAGTCCGGCATGAATCTTGAATGGTCCCAGAA GTGCCTACAGGACAATGAGTGGGATTTCAACCGAGCAGGGCAGGTCTTCACAGACCTCAAG GCTCATGGAAAGATCCCAGATGTCGCTTTCATAAAGTGA
- the LOC139552495 gene encoding seipin-like isoform X2 has product MGGVTGPVFLWLQDVFGVTLLRARRTLLQAAILSCVLVLLVWVAIFLYGSFYYSYMPTVSFSTPVHYHYSTDCDASNSVLCSFPMANISLLKNGKDQVMIYGQPYRISLELEMPESPVNEHLGMFMIKMSCYTKDGQTVAAVARSAMLHYRSGLLQTLNTLLFSPLLLTGMTEQKQLVEVELFSDYKANSYQPTVGAVIEIQSRRVQIYSAQLRIHAFFTGVRYLLYNFPLTSAVIGVASNFAFLSVIVLFGYLQFIWGGLWPPEQVMMGDTTRLQRRREEARKRMSFSQTQMPQKDNDRVAEQLEEPRQQASEIKKVELETPDVIGSLNEPSGLPENQTALGSSSDVPLEAPQIIKTDASQEEPADPEDRGAGAVLLEGPQVPQPGESTLRQRQGPWMSL; this is encoded by the exons ATGGGTGGTGTAACGGGACCAGTTTTCCTGTGGCTGCAGGATGTGTTTGGGGTAACTCTCCTCAGAGCCCGCAGGACTCTACTGCAGGCTGCCATCCTCTCCTGCGTTCTAGTGCTGCTCGTCTGGGTGGCCATCTTCCTCTATGGCAGCTTCTACTACTCCTATATGCCCACCGTCAGCTTTTCTACACCAGTGCACTACCACTACAG TACTGATTGTGATGCCTCCAATTCAGTCCTCTGCTCTTTCCCCATGGCTAACATCTCGCTGCTAAAGAATGGCAAAGACCAG GTTATGATTTATGGTCAGCCATATCGAATCTCTTTAGAGTTGGAAATGCCTGAGTCGCCAGTCAACGAACATCTTGGCATGTTCATGATTAAGATGTCTTGCTACACCAAGGATGGCCAGACAGTTGCAGCTGTGGCGCGCTCT GCTATGCTGCACTACCGATCTGGTCTCCTCCAGACATTGaatactctactgttctctcctctcctgctgacTGGGATGACGGAGCAGAAGCAGCTCGTTGAGGTTGAGCTCTTCTCAGACTACAAGGCCAATTCT TATCAACCCACTGTTGGTGCGGTCATTGAGATCCAGTCTCGGCGGGTGCAAATCTATTCAGCTCAGCTCAGGATCCATGCTTTCTTCACTGGTGTCAG ATACCTCCTGTACAATTTCCCATTGACGTCTGCAGTGATTGGCGTGGCCAGCAACTTTGCCTTCCTCAGTGTCATTGTGCTCTTCGGATACCTACAGTTTATATGGGGGGGACTTTGGCCTCCTGAGCAG GTTATGATGGGAGACACGACTCGCCTGCAGCGTAGAAGAGAAGAGGCTCGGAAGCGCATGTCCTTCTCACAGA CTCAAATGCCTCAGAAAGATAATGATCGTGTGGCTGAGCAGTTGGAAGAACCTAGACAACAAGCATCAGAAATAAAGAAAG tggaGCTGGAAACACCAGATGTGATTGGTTCCCTGAACGAGCCCTCTGGTTTGCCAGAGAATCAAACAG CTCTAGGGTCGTCATCAGATGTGCCCCTGGAGGCTCCTCAGATTATCAAGACCGATGCAAGTCAGGAGGAGCCTGCTGATCCGGAGGATAGAGGTGCAGGAGCAGTCCTGTTGGAGGGACCCCAGGTACCTCAGCCAGGGGAATCTACGCTGCGTCAGAGACAGGGACCCTGGATGAGTCTCTGA